From a single Rosa rugosa chromosome 7, drRosRugo1.1, whole genome shotgun sequence genomic region:
- the LOC133721092 gene encoding uncharacterized protein LOC133721092, which translates to MESEMTVHDGGCHCKNVRWRVQAPTKVVAWSCNCSNCSMRGNTNFIVPSERFELLGNSEQFLTTYSFGSHTAKHTFCKVCGITSFFYPRSNPDGVAITYRCVDPGTLTYVEVKYFDGQNWENSYNQSNIASLSKVDSGN; encoded by the coding sequence ATGGAGTCTGAGATGACAGTACATGATGGTGGGTGCCACTGCAAGAATGTAAGATGGCGAGTGCAAGCGCCTACTAAGGTTGTGGCTTGGAGTTGCAACTGTTCGAATTGCTCTATGAGGGGTAACACGAATTTCATTGTCCCTTCTGAAAGATTTGAACTCTTGGGTAATTCTGAACAGTTTCTCACAACTTATAGCTTTGGTTCTCACACGGCAAAGCATACTTTCTGTAAGGTCTGTGGGATAACTTCGTTTTTTTATCCACGCTCAAACCCTGATGGGGTTGCCATCACATATAGGTGTGTTGATCCTGGAACACTAACCTATGTTGAGGTCAAGTATTTTGATGgccaaaattgggaaaactcCTACAACCAGTCGAACATTGCTTCGCTGTCAAAGGTAGACTCTGGAAACTAA
- the LOC133721091 gene encoding uncharacterized protein LOC133721091, whose translation MGSSSVVELLPKDYGYVVLVAVLYSFLNFFMAFQVGKARKKYKVFYPTMYASESDNKDAKVFNCVQRGHQNSLEMMPLFFVFLLLGGLRHPCISAGLGLLYTVSRYFYFKGYSTGDPQKRLPIGGYGFLALMGLIVCTSSFGVTLLLRA comes from the exons ATGGGTTCTTCTTCAGTTGTGGAATTGCTTCCTAAAGATTACGGGTATGTGGTTCTGGTGGCTGTCCTCTACAGCTTTCTGAATTTCTTCATGGCGTTCCAAGTGGGTAAGGCCAGGAAGAAGTACAAGGTGTTTTACCCGACCATGTATGCATCGGAGTCCGACAACAAAGACGCCAAGGTGTTCAACTGTGTTCAGAGAGGTCACCAGAACTCCCTTGAAATGATGCCTTTGTTCTTTGTCTTCCTCCTTTTGGGTGGTCTCAGGCATCCTTGCATTTCTGCCGGCCTCGGATTGCTCTACACCGTTTCTCGCTATTTCTATTTCAAAGGCTACTCCACCGGCGACCCCCAAAAGCGTCTCCCTATCgg GGGGTACGGGTTCTTGGCTTTGATGGGGCTTATAGTGTGCACAAGTTCCTTCGGGGTCACTCTTCTTCTGCGAGCATAA